ggagtttttctttacttcagggaaattgagtctgtactcaccagggaattggtgggaggaagaaatcagggggagatctgtgtgtgttggatttgctagcctgattttgcattccctctgggtgaagaggaaagtgcttttgtttccaggactgggaacggagagggggagtcactctgtttggattcacagagcttgtgtttgtgtatctctccaggagcacctggagggggggaagggaaaaaggattatttccctttgttgtgagactcaagggatttgggtcttggggtccccagggaaggtttttcagggggaccagagtgccccaaaacactctaattttttgggtggtggcagcaagtaccaggtccaagctggtagctaagcttggaggttttcatgctaacccccatattttggacgctaaggtccgaatctgggactaaggttatgataggaggGAACAGGTTGTGTTGGGTTAAAGATTTGGCCTCGTCCCCCGTTGGGTCTAGGCAAGGGAAGGAAGGCGGTATATGGAAAGAGATACATGGAGCAAAGTACCGAAGTATTCAcagaacacacaaacacacacaagaaaCAATCCCGGACACAGAGAAGGTTCTGACTAACAAAAGCAAAAAGCGCAACCACCCAAACGACAAATGCTTCCAACAAAAGATGCAAACACTCATGAGGAAGAAGATGAGACATTTAAAAGGCTCACACCCACAAAATAGAAACATACACACAAGAATCATAACTTGAGACACACAAGATTCATTAAACCAAAGGATTCAAACAGCCATAAGCCATAGCCACGTAAAAATCGAAACATGAGGTAAGGAAACATGTGATTCACCAAAGCAAGAGTTTGGGTTTTTCCATTTTTGGCAATGAATACCACTAGAAAGGTGCTGATACTACTATGGCAAGTGGCTGTCAATAATGAAGATTAAAACAAACTGGTGTGATCCGTGGTTCTACTGGTACAGCTGAATCCAGACTGGGGGTTGCATGGGAAATTGGTGTAAAAATTGCTTTCTCTCTATCCATCCATTTTCAGACacattcatttctctctctccatccatctATCCTGACACATCCATCTCTCACTATCTATTTATATTTGTGCCTGTCTTGTTCCGGGAGCCTTTGAATATGACAACACATTTCCAGCACACTCCTTAAGTGTTCAGTGGGTGAATGTTCTTGCTATCATCAATTTAACACAACACAGTTATTGCTTTTCAGGTGTCAGGCTTTATGGAGTTTAGGGAGCACAGGGAACTGCAGAAAGGGGCAAAATATTGAAGTGTCCAGTAATACTTAACCATGATGAATATGAGGATTCCTCATTGTTAGACTTAATGCACAATACCAGAAGTGTCAAATTTGTGGATATTTCttatttaaacaaatgtttttgaGATGGCCATTATATGGCAGCAGGAAGTACAAGATAAGTGAGGAGTGATGATATTGTGTAATAGGCACTAGGGGaaacagagggtgggggggaggaaggggcagctACGCtctataatgggcactagggacagcagagagtgagggtggggaaggggcggctatcCTGAATAATGGATcttagggggcagcagagggtgggggtggggaattagTGGCTACACTGTTTAATGGGCCCTAGAGGCAGCAGAGGATCAGAGGTGAGGTTATATTGTATAGACTAGGCTGAGGAATGGAAATGCCTGAACAATCTGATCAGTGTTCAGAGGCTGGTGAGGAGCCAGGTGCCGTGACCTGTGTAAAAGTGACAGACCGGGCTTAGGGGAAATAGCAGGGTCCTGTGGCTGCCCTCTATATCCTGGGTGGAAGCAAAATCCGCTCCTCATAGTACACAGGGCCCCCCTGGCAGCAGCGGATGAGAATTCTCGAGGAAAGGTATGTCCCGGTATAGGAATGGGTCGATGCGTTGTATATGCAGGTGGTGATGGCAAAGAGATGGTTACTCCAGCGCAGACCACTTGGGAAGAGTGTCTCACCCCAAAAGCAGACGTTGCTGATAGACGGGATGGATGCATGGATGAAGGTGTTGATCAGCTTCCCATAGATTCCCCGTCTCATCATCATGATGTTGCAGTAGGCTGTGGGATTGGGGACTGGGGTCCGTGGATAGTTCACATGGTGCATAATGAACAGTCTGTTCTGCATGACACATGGCTGCCCACTGGCCAGGGCCAGGCAGGCCACCAGCAGGACAAGGGGCAGCAGGAGCAAGGGGTGGGGTCCCCTCATAGCCATGGCCGTGTCTGTCACTAGATCAACCTACAGAGAGgagagggggatggatggagacaATGCAGGGTGGGGATCTGCCTCCTCCATAGCACCTCCTGGCTCAACCTTGTCCCATCCCACCCCTCTCTGTACCCGAACCCCACCCCTCCTGATATCCACTGCAGGCCCCACtctgcccagagcccctcccattcttccagccccattgtgctgaggCTGTCTCAGAACGTGGCTCATCaggggctccattgtgccaggtgctgccctgacccccaccgaGATCGGGGCCTGCTCCTCTACCCcactgctccccattcccctcccagagccagggatagaacccaggtgtttGCTATCTCGAACTGTGACGGGGGGAGCTCTGCCCCTTGCGTCAGCTGCTGCACAGACTCCAACTGACATCATCTCCCACCTCCTCTAACCCTTTGTTGTCCACCCAGAGGTGGAgagtgaacccaggagtcctgactcccagcccccatgctgtaaccactagaacagtagggtgaccagacgtccggattttactgggactgtcccgatatttgcttgtttgtcccgcatcccaCCAATGCTAGGTCGGGACACTCGACAAACAAGCAAAAGCTCCGGAGCCCGGAACAGCTCCCGCCCTCCCGCGCCCCGACTccgcctcctccttcccccattggatctctctccaaatccctgcccccatccccgccccctcgctgccccattggctccctccccaaatccccgcctcttGCCACGCACGCCGTGCCCAGGAGACTCAGGGTAGCGTGGGGCAGGTGTGAGTCCCAGTCCGGCCTGGCCCCGAGCAGGCAGGACCCGGGCGCGGTACCTGGAGGGACGGTAGGGGGCGGCCCGCGGGGGCAGGCGGCAGCTGTTCTCCCACCTGGGCAGCGGGACtcgggagcagccgctgctgcagctcccactgccgcggGGGGAGGAAGCGGCCAAGCACGTGGCGCCCGAGCACGAACCCCCCGAGCCcgggcctgctgcggggacccagcagcgcgcacgctgcgcccagcccctggccagtcgcgtctgggctggctgcccagctggggcAGTCCCGCGGCGGAGGCATCGGCAGCCCAGCCCCGTTCGTTCCCCTGCGGGACCCGAGCGGGATGGGgcggctggggcctgctgcccccattcCGGGGCCGCCCgcggattgcaccagctgggcagccaccccagacgcgactggccaggggctgggcgcagcgtgcgcgctgctgggtccccgcagcaggcccgGGCTCGGGGGGTTCGTGGGCGCCAGAGCCGCAGCCGCGGAGCTTGGCCAGCGGCCGCTTCCTCCCccgcggcagtgggagctgcagcagcggctgctcccgggtcctgctgcccaggtggggGAACAGCTTCCGCCTGGCCCCGCAGGCCACCCCTGCTCTCCTGGTACCGCGCCGGAGTCCGGCCCGCGCTCCGCTGAGTCTCCCGGgcctccctccagcgcttgcggagggaggaggaagcgggggtgggttttttgtttgttttttttgctctgccgccattttttcctctttgtcccctcccctcccccagcttcctgATATTTGACCCGGGTGATCTGGtcagagcagtgatactcagacctcagtagCTGAGGAGCCAAGTTAGCGACTGACGTTACCCAAATAGCACTAGTCAGATTTAAACAGCAAATAAGTTAATAAAAATGACTTAGTGCAAGCTGATAACTTAATTGGTTAACAGCAAACAgcttgattggttaataactgaGACTGGTTACTAATTAAATCACACGGTGCTTTAGTATCTGCTAcaaagagccgcaggagacacattaaagagtcaCGTGCGGCTCGCGAGCTGCAAGTCTTATCAGcgcggttccccattcctggccaatggaagatgctgggggcggtgcctgaagcaacagcaacgcACACACCCCTGTGCTTGTTCTGCCCGCTTCCTGGCGCGGTGCGGgggcaggaca
Above is a genomic segment from Gopherus flavomarginatus isolate rGopFla2 chromosome 11, rGopFla2.mat.asm, whole genome shotgun sequence containing:
- the LOC127031305 gene encoding ribonuclease-like; its protein translation is MAMRGPHPLLLLPLVLLVACLALASGQPCVMQNRLFIMHHVNYPRTPVPNPTAYCNIMMMRRGIYGKLINTFIHASIPSISNVCFWGETLFPSGLRWSNHLFAITTCIYNASTHSYTGTYLSSRILIRCCQGGPVYYEERILLPPRI